ccgcgggccggggcagccgggagccccccgcggcgcggtgACGCTCCCTCTCTGCCGCCCCAGTGCTGCGCTATTTCCTGGAGTACCAGTGGTTCGTGGACTTCGCGCTCTACTCCACCGCGGTGTACGTCTTCACCGAAGGCTACTACTGCCTGGCGGAGCCCCCGAAGGAGACGAACATCGGGGTGCTCTGGTGCCTGCTGACGGTCGTCTTCTCCGTGTATCCTTCTGCCGGCGGGGACGGAGGAGCAGCCCCGTCCCGGCCACGCTCGGCTAtcccgcgcgccgcggcggccgcgcgtccccgcgccggggcgTCCCGCAGCCGCTGCTTTCCTTGACGGCCGCCCTTCGGCCGCAGCAAGGTCTTCCTCACGGTGATGCGCCACTACTTCCGCTCCGAGGAGGGGGGCGAGCGCTCCGTCTGCCTCACCTTcgccttcttcttcctcctcctcgccaTGGTGGCCCTGGTCGTCCGCGAGGACTACCTGGAGTTCGGGCTCGAGCCCGGTGAGTGccggcgtggggggggggggggggggctgcggcgggccgggagcccccgcgggcgccgcggctcacggccgcccgctccccgcagGGCTGGCCAGcgtcagcagcagcctggagagcGCCCTGAAGCCGCTGGGCTGGGACTGGACGTAagccggcggccggcgcggggcggtgGGTGCCCGGGAGGTTTTGCAAGAGCCGGGGCCAGGAAGGGGGCACGCGTTGCACCCCCCCCCCGTGGCACCCATCGGACAGGTGCCCACGGCCGGGGTCCGCCTgccgcaccccccccccccgctctcCGCAGGCTCCCCCTCGCCAAGCTGGCCTTCAAGCTGGGGCTGGCggccctctgctccttcctggGCGCCTGCCTGACCTTCCCGGGGCTGCGCCTGGCCCAGACGCACCTCGACGCTCTCCGGATGGCGGCCGACAAGCCCCTGGCGCAGTTGGGTGATGCCGGCGGCGCGGTTCGGCACAGCGCGGCGAGCAGGGAGGGCGGCCGGGGTGGCagcggggaagggggggggggctcagaGGGTCCCGCGCCGCTCGCCACCGTCGCTGACGGCTCCCGTCGCAGGCTCCTGCTCCACGCCAGCTTCCTGGCGCCCGTCGTCGTGGTCGTGATGTGGATCAAGCCCATCGCCCGGGACCTGGTGCTCCACGCACCCGCGGGCAAGCAGGCGGCGCAGATGTAAGCGGGTccccggggcgggagggggcgaGAAGGGGGTCCCCGCTCCGAGGGGGCTCGGGGGTGCCTGTGCCGCAGCCCCCTCCCTCCGCTGCAGCCCCTCTGCTTCCTCCCGGCGCAGCACGTCCGACTCTGCCTACAACACCGCGCGGCTCTGGACCGTCGTGGGCCTCTGCCTGCTGCGCCTGGCCGTCACCCGCCGCCACCTCCAGGCCTACCTGGGCCTGGCCGAGCGCTGGGTGGAGCGGATGCGGCGGGAAGCAGGGCGCATCCCGGTCCTGGAGATCCAGCGGCAGGTGCGggcacggcccggccccgggcgggagcggggcggcgtGGCCCCGGCTCAGCCGCGCCGCCCGTCTCCCCGCAGGTCGCGAGGATTTACTGCTACGTGGCCGTGGTCAGCCTGCAGTACCTGGGGCCGGTGGTGCTCACCCTGCACTGCGCGCTGCTCCTCAAAACGCTGGGTGAGGGGCAGCGCGAGGCGGGCGCCCGGGACCGGCGAGCGTGCCGGGActcagcggggccggggccggggccgatcccccccccggccccgcgtgCGCGCTCGAGCCCGCCACCTCCGTCCCGCAGGGAACCACTCGTGGGGGCTGTACCcggagcccggccccgcggcagcgccggccccgcacCGGCCCGCGGCCGGGGAGGACGTGCAGGCTGCCGTGGAGCGCATCACCGGCGCGCTGGGCGGCATCTTCACGCCGCTCTTCTTCCGCGGACTCTTCGCCTTCCTCACCTGGTGGGTGGCCGCCTGCCAGGTCGTCACCAGCCTCTTCGGCCTCTACTTCCACCGGTACCTGGCGGCCTCCTGACGTCGGGGCGGCCGGGACGCGTctcggggcgccggcggcgccgtgTCGGCGTGGCCGGGGACGGCCGGGTGCAGCGGAGCCGGCTCGCCCGCGCCCGAGGACGGTCTTGCTCTCAGCCCGCTGCGTTTTGCACATCCGGGGACGAAGGGGCCGGCGTGGGCGCCGCCACCCCcgggcctccccccccccccccccgcgcctgCCGGCGCTCACCGCCGTGCCTGCGCTCGCCCCGGCAGCTCCCCCTCGCCTCCCTCCGGCCTCCGtgcccgccggcggctccgaGGGGCGAGGGCCGCCCGCTccggcgccgcgccgagcccctCCGGCTGCGCGTtcccggggagccgcggccgcaGGCGCCGCGTGCTCGGCCCGGAGCGCGTCCCGGCGGGGCAGAGCGGCCCCCCAGCTCGCCTCTCCTCGGGGACGCAGAGGACGGATGCTCTGGCTGGCGCTTGCCTCCCCTGCCTGAGGGCGGGGGGATTTTCGGCGGGTCGCAGCCtgggggctgctctgctgcttcgTGTGAAAGCCTCAGCCCAGCAGCCTTGGCTACGGgctgttttagaaataaagaagtGACTTGCGGTGCGTTTGCTGCTCCAAACCCCGCTGCTCTGTTTGCACCTTGCTGCCCCGAAGCCCTCCCGCAGCTCGGGCCGGAGCTGCcgtgctgggggggggggggggggggggggccggagAGCAGCGCGGCCCCGAGGGCTCGGGCGCGGGCTCGGGGCGAGGACGCGCGCCCGCAGGAGCgcggcagcccggccccggccccggccccgctgcagcgGGGATCGCGGCGGCTGGCGCGCTGCTCCAGCGCGGGGAAcgccgcctcgccgcggccGTCGTCGCTGCTGGGGCCGTGGCGCCGCTGAGCTCCTCCTCGCTGTGCCGTGGGTGCCTGAAACAGGATTAGCTGGTGTGGGCTGCTcggagaaagggagaggggcTCCGATCCTGTTTGATTGCCTCGTAATGGTCTTAATTCCCCCTTGCGAGGGGAAGCGatgagaaggcagaaaaagcCCAGAAGGACACCAATAAAAGCTCAGAGCAAGGAGGgactgcagctccagcagcaccgCCACCCAGGGCTGGGTGGAAAGGCGCAAGGAAGAGGAGCCTCCCCCAAAGCGAGGGTGCAGAGAGGCTCGTTCCAGCCTGCGCGGCCCCGTTTAAAAGCCAGTCCAGGGACCCTGACGGCTCATTTACCCGATTTGCCTCAAGCGCGCGGAGGAGGCGGCCGGGCCCGAGCGCCCGGGAGGCGCCGGCAGCAGGCGGCGGTTGCTAGGGCCGGGGCTGGCAGCGCTCAGACCCGCAGACGGTTCCTCCCTGGAGATCTGCCCAGACCTGACCCTCTCAGGCTGGGACCACGACAGACAGACTAGCCGGGAGCAGCAGACAGATCCACAGGCACCGGAGTTGGGCGACATCAAATCAAGTGAGAGATCTTCCCATCTTCCTCTCCCCATAATTATTTCACcctttattttgcataaatacCCTTCAAGTCCTACGGGCTTTGCTCCCCAAAGGGCCCCACTCAGGCCCCCAGcggagaggggagcagctggGAGCACGGGGCTGTTCTGTGCTGCACAGGCTGGATTCAGGCTCCGCGGGCACCAGGAGCGTCTGCGGtgccccagcctctgccccGCACCACCCCCTCGGCACCCTGCCTCCGGGGCCGCTGGGCGCCGCTCGGCAGGAGACCCGAGCCGGGGGGAGACGTTGACGGTAGTCAAAGCCAGGACCCCCAACTTCTGGGGAGCCCCGGGGCTGTGCCCGAGCCGACACTGCCACCTGCTGCCACTGCTCGCCCGTCCCCAGCCCCCGTCCCGGGGATGGGGGCAGCACGGGCCTCCCTGGGGGGCAACCACAGGCTTCAaaccagctgcagagctccctcCCAGCCCTCGGGCCTCCCCCCACCTCCGCGCGAAGCCACGCGCGACCCGAGGCACGGATGCAGACGCTGCGGAGGGAGCGCCACGCACAAGGCACCCGCACAgctcggcgctgccgcgggcGAGCCTGGCAAAGCCTTGCAGTGCAGATGAAATCCTGGTCCCTTGCTTGCTGCCAGAGAGAGAAACGCAGCAGCTTTAATCCCCAGATAAATCCACCTAGACGCACCAGGCCTCTCTTTCTTATGAGCAAAGTATAACAGGAGACACCCGCAGAGAGCCTGCAAAGTCAattaaattttttattaaatatacatCCTCTCTTGGCacaaatcttaaaatatataaacattatATAACAAAGTGTCTTCACTGCAATAAAATAGAACTCCAGATCCAAGAAAAGCAGTCAAAATCgacacacacgcatacacacacacattgatGGTGAGGACACATCTTGACAAAAAGGCATTTAGCAGCGTTTGTGCTAATATATGCATAGACCACACAGGCAGTGAACAGTGCTGGGAATCCCTGCATCGCATGGCACGGAAGGGGGAACCAGCGGTAGCGGGAAGAACCAGACCCTAAACTGAGAAGGCTGTTTTGTAGGAAGGCCATCTCCTTTTCTGGGTCCGTACTGCCCACCTTAGCTCTCCGCAGAGCTGAGGTACCCAGCCAGACTTCACAGAGAGGGTATGGGAAGCAGTCACACCAGTTTCCCCTTCTACTGCCCACCTATGACTGGCCCCAGTCTTGCTTGGTGTTGCCACAATGCTTCTGCTGAAAGTTTCCATTTACACCTAACCTGCACTTGAGCTAAAGACACTGTGGGATGAAGATGGTAGTGCCCAGGTCCTTTGAAGCCAAAGGCTATTTGGAGAAGTTCACAGAAGTACCATaatttttccacagaaactACGAAactctgcttttgaaaagctaTCATGGAGTACCAATGCATATTCCAGCCTACACCACACAACCATCTCATGGCTTTCAGTGACTTTATGCCTCATGAGGCCGTGACTCCTCTCCCGATCTTCCCACTATGGTCCTGCCAACACCAAGCAGCAAGCTGCCCCATAGTCCTGGAGGACAGGCAGAGGTCAGCATGAGGCACGCAGGGCAACGCAGTTTGCAAAAAGCCAGCTTGGGTCCCACTATTCCCATTCCTTAACCTATCCTCAGTGTCGTCCAGAAGGACCAGCTCCTCCTGAGTTATCCACCCAGTAAGTACCACTTTCACAGAGCACAGTGGGCATCGTGTGGAGGCACCAGAAGGAGATCACAAGAAGCAGCAACATCCCAATGTGTGCGGAAAAGGGAAGGTGCTAGACTGGACGAGTCATTCAagaatctttcaaaaaaatctttcgCTCCAGCACCCAGTGCCTTTAACTTCTTGCCCCCAGACACAAACATCCCCACCTTTGAGTAGGAAGCCTAGGTGGGCTGTTTCAGAAGCAGCTATCAAAGCTGCACTTTTGTCATTTTGGATGCATTTCATTGGATCTGATTTTCTTTAAGTGCTAGTGCGGGACTAAAGGTGCagaagcagggagggagagaaagcagaCAAGAAAGAAGCACAAGCTAACTTTTGGCTACTAATATATTAAAGAACAATGAGACACATGACTTCAAAGTAAAAGTAAGAAATTAGAGAAGAGCATTATGAAAAAGCGGGGAGTTTAGGatagtaaaaaaagaaaaaaaaatctaaaaagaacTAGAGAAGATTTCTGCTAGACTTGCCTTCTTTCTTAGAGCTAAAGgccattgaccttcttggccagTACACAGGCACCCTCCCTTTCCAATCAGCGTGCCCAAAACTCCTCAGGCACTTGTTccaggcagcagagagatgTGGAACACATCTCGATTCATGCAAGGATTAAGCAAAGGGAAGAGAACACTCTGTTTCTCCTCTCCTACATTCAAatcgggggagggggggagaaaaagaaaaaagaaatttaaaacactCTAAAACAAAGACACACAATTACTCTAAACTTTTGCCCAAGAAACAAAAGCACCAAAATCATTGCAGACTGAATTCAGATCTGTCTCTGAACAAGCACTCAGCCTGCAAAGTctggaaaaatgtgtttgacTAAAATTTCACTGAAGTACAAATCAGGTGTAACTGCTAATTAAGGAACAGCTCTGGAGCTGATGCTCCCAAGTCTCCTTTCTCAGCCCCCACTGCACTCTGGCTGCAAAGGGGGTGATGCCAGAAGGCTCTCCCCAGGGCCACCCAGCAGAAGCTGCATCTGCATCCTCCACAGGCTTCACATTTGTTTGCGTTCACATTAGCTGCAATCCTGACACGGACGAAGACACTCTGTGCAGATCTGCCCTGCTGTTCAGTCCCAAACAAGAGGCTAGTCATCCAGTGTAATTTCTTGCTCAGTAAGGACCCAGGAGGAATTAAGTCACCTCCATTGCTACAGGAGTTCGGTGATGCTCGGCATAAGACAAGGCCTGTTGCATCTGCCTCTGAGCTGACCTACCccgctgcagagcagaagagcCCCCTCTAACTCAGAGGCCACAGTTCAGCTTCTTCTTGTGTTCACATAGTACCCATCAACTACTCGAGAAGGACTGCTCTTAGCACCAGCAGCCTCCAAGCTGAGCGAGAACTTGGCATGGATTGCACACACAGTCGGACACATATGCACATACGTATACCTGGAGTCAACTGCTGACACTCCCAGCTGTTGCTCTGTACCTCACTTTCCTGGTAAGACGCATTTATCTTAGTATCTCCTCACTGGGCCAGATGTGATAAAGACAAGAGCAGAAGTAATTGGCTTCTCCATtggagaaatatatatatatatatatatatatgcatatatatatataaaaaaaaaatcgaagCTCTTGCAAAGGACTGAAAAATTCACCCATATGAAAAGAACAGTTGATAATCTTCCATTAACAATGGGAGCAAAATGTTTACAGAATTTGTGGCTATCACCTATACAGACTTATAAAAGACAACACCTAACATTTCTTTAACTACAACGTAGATTGGTGATTGCAGTCAAGTTTCTCAACGGAAATAATCGTTTGTGGGCTTAAAGGCAGAAATTGCTGAGGTTAATACCCTGCCCATCCACAACCATTAAAGTATGCTTGATCCCATGTGTTCTGGGAACAATGTGCATGCTAATACTTCAGTATGCTGGCTCTCCACCATGTCCGCAAAATGGAAGTGTAGGTGCTTAATTCCTAGGGAAATATTTGGCATTAGAAGCAAGTTACGCTCCAAAGAACaagtgcaaagagaaaagaaaggagaaagctaTTTCTACCAATTGTGCAATTACCTTCAATCCCATTAATAAAGTCATGATACAAGGTTGAAACTACAATGGCTAAAGTATATACACCAGAGAAGGACAGCTTTTAAATCCtaccttatttttgttttacatgtcATCTCCCTTCTACATGGATTCTAACAGCTGGAAAGGGATTTTAATCTTGGCTTGTGGAATCTGATCCTTAGAGAAGTCTGAAGTTTGTTTTGATCCCTCTTACCCTCCAAATTTAATGTAGGAATAGAAACataaaacaacccccccccctcAAATCTCCCTTTTCCTAAAAATTGTTGacttaaaacagaaacactgaaaggTTACCATTCATTTGCAGATTGCAACTGGAGATGATTGGCACTATATATTATTTCAGAAGAGTCAATATTGGCTGTGGAGCTTGTTCTCCTGAGGACACTGTTAGTCCAGAAgaactctaaaaataaaagcaagtggGCTTAGGTGTGGAATAATGTACAGAGGTGATACTACCTACACAGCAGGCACCAAAAGACAACAACGTTGTTTGGAAGCACGGCCAGCAGCTTTAGTCAACTACTACGCTGCATTCATCAGACACGAATAGCCTTTCATGATAGATAAGTCTGCACCACGTATGCATCTTCGATTTGTTCATTCTCGCACTGCGGATAAAGCAGCAACAATAATACTGAGGGAAATAACTGCTTAAAATTGAAGTATGTAACACCTCCTCTTCTAGTCCAGGGCTTCATCACTACAAACTGCCAAGTCCCTCAAAAAATGCTGCCGTTAAGACCATGACAGCAATGAAGGGTTCAGATGGCCCGAAAGCACTACCGTAGCTTGATTCAATCCAGTTTGTGAGCCCAGGCCCAGTCTCTTGTCAGCAACACTGACAACAGACAAGAGAATTTGATTTACAAAACTGCTCAGAACTTTCCTCCCCTGCTGTCTACAGTCTTTGGTAATCTCAGAGGGACactgcaaaaagagaaattttttgCAACTCagttcagaaatgaaaagaacatttgaaaaagGGCAGCATTTCCAACCAGAGCTCATAATCAACTTTCAGAGTAATAGAAGTGACTTGGACCTATTAAATCCTGCTGTGTCCTGTTTCAAGGAGACCCTGCTTACAGGTCAGAGGAATGTGGAATTCCCTGTGCAGATTAACTGGAATATTGCACTTGGCAGACTGCCTCCAGCTAACACATGTGAGTAACCAAGAACtgcctgccaagagcagcagtcATTTTCCAAATTCAAGGGCCCATTTGAACAGCACCATGTCTTCTCTTCCATCATCTACCACTCCATCTGCCCAGAGAGACCAGGTGAGGAGCCAGAAgcagcatgtgtgtgtttgagaGGCTCCACTCCTGACAtcaaagagcaaagcagaaggaTGAGGCAGCTACTCTAGAGGACACAGCTCTGTAGAACTGTAAGAAGAATTTCAGTTACGAAAAGGTTAGTTTCAGGTTGAGGTTTCCAAACAACTCAGAGGcttgttaaaaaggaaaaacccaacaacaccaccaacaaaagaaaaataatcaagaaagGTAAGTTCTCAGCTGCAGGAGAGCATGTACAAAGTGAGAGAACGCTAGCATTGCTCTTTGTACACACGTCGTACTTCTCCCCAGCAAGGGCTGTTGGGATTAAGCTACTACCTTTCAATGTTAGTGCTGTGTTGTAATTTACGGAGAAGGATCTGCATCAGGTCAAAGGTTGTAAAGCTTATTCCCACTGCAATCGGCCCTTTGACCCAGTTCATGCTGAGTCCTTTGTACAAACCACGGATTAGTCCCTCTTCTCTTATAATCTCCTGCATGGTGAGAAGGATGGAGCTGTATGTGTGTCCCATAACCCCTGCTGTCTGCATTCGTCGGCGAACCACGTCCAAGGGGTAGGAAGCCGACTGGCCAATCAAGCCTGCACAGGCACCAAACAAAAGCCGCTCCGGAGGGGATGGCTGAGATTTCCCACTATGATCTGGGAAAGAGAAAGTGGCAGAGTAGAGAAAGCTTCTCGTAATAAACACATGATTAAGGTCAAGTGGCCTGAGTGCCAGAACTCCAGAGATTTTGTTTCCAGCTCAGTTGTCAGCTGACCAGGTGTGTAAGGAAGTCCTTCTACATCAAGACATCCCTCTGCAAGACAgagatgctgcttttctgcagcttaCCTTCTTCAAAGTCTGGAACTGGACAGCAGGAGGCACAAGGCATCCTCCACAAGCACTGAACTTGGCAACTGGCTTCAAAGCCAGGAAAAGGTTTTGTATCACAGAGTCCAAGCATCTCAAATTGGCCCAAAGCCTACACCATATCacttgaaagcaaagaaaataaggtTGCCTTTACCTGCATGTAATTTCTTCAGCGTCTCATAGGTGAAGAAGCTAAGCCCAGCATATGGAATCACTCCAAGGATGGTTGGTGTGAATCCTCTGTACAATGTCTTCAATCCTTCCTCCCGGGATATTCGGATGAAGACATGAACGATATTGCTGTACCTAGCATGTGgacacaagaaaacaaaatctgtgctGGTCAGTGCCTGCACACTAGTAACCCTTTCAACAGGGCTCTGGAGGATCAGCAATTAATTAATTAGTCTCTGAGCACATCAAACAGCTCAGAAGGGATTTAAGAAGCCTGTCTGCAAATGGAGAAGCCAGCTACCGGCTCTCCTACAGCCCTACCGCAGTAAGCTATCCTGTTTGTTAGAGCTCTTCCGGAGGTACTGTGCCAGCTGGCCTTCTAACAAGTGAGCACAGAAGTTTTACTACCAAGGTCTTTCAGTATCGATCCCCTGCCAGTCCCTGTACTAACCAGGGCTCTGGTCATTTAATCAGTGCTCAGATCCAGGCCATAAGAGGTTTACTACACCAAAGGCTCCGAGCAAGAAGTGACCCAGAAAATAGCAATTAAGTCAtctgaccttaaaaaaaagctctgcaTTTGTTCGTGGTGCTTGTACTTGCTTTCATTAGGCACTTACATCTCCTTCGGCGTGACAGCCATTCGAGCTCGAACCATATCCAAGGGGTAGGTTAACATGGCAGCCGTTGTGCCTGCCAGAGAGCCAGCAATGAATCGAGGAAAGGGTGTCAGCGCTCTAAAGTAAGGTGAGAGAAGAGACCAAACAGATCACCCGGAGATGGAAATACTACTCAGCTTCTGAGCATGGCTCTACTCTATCGGCTACCGAATCCCTTCCCTGCCTGTGCACTGAAGAGAACTGGATGGGTGGGTGGGTAGAGCGAAACAGCTGTGGTTTGCCACAACTATTTACATCAGAGGCCTGGAGAAAATCTCCATGGAGGACAGCTAGCCTGACTGTGGTGTTTCAGACACTACGTGCCCAAGAGCAAGAGGCTTAggccacacacacagaggataAAGGCTCAGATATCAGCGCTAGGCTGGATCTTGTTgcttctcctgaaaaaaaaaaaaaaaaaaaaaaaaactctttgttTTGCCTGCCCACTCTCAGCACAGGGAAGTACTAACTCACTGTCTAGGCCACTTCTTGCTCATGCCTCCAGATGATAGGCTCTTCTGACCAAGATTTCCCCTGTCCAGGACTAGAAGCTCAGCCCATTGCTTAGCCCCTCACACACCCTGCTCTGGAAAGCCATCACAAGAGGGGcctgcacagctctgtgccaACAGACCTTTCAGCTCAGCAGAAAGCCTGCCTAACACAAAGATATGTGCTCCCTCCCTATGGTCTAGGGTTGCACAAACTGTTCCATCCTCCTCTGCTATCAGAAAGCTCAAAGCCAAGCTGCATCTTACTTTCCCTGGAAGCCGTAGTAACTCCCCAGGATCTGCTTGTACTCTTCGTGTGCACAAAACTGAATGGCAGCATAAGGGATCACACGGACCATGGTGGCCGAGTTCCCTCGCCAGAGACTCCAGAAGCCTTCATTGAGGTAGGTGCGATAAATCAGCCTGTAGGCTTCCTGCAGGCAACAGATCAAAGGTCAGACAGGCAGATCATGATAAGAGGGAGTAAAAACAagagtgtgtggggggggaggtgaCCCAGTAGCTTAACCTCTCCCAATCCTCCTTCCCACCCGACCACAGCAAGGTGATATCAGATGTTCATGCTCACACCCCTGGCTCCAGAATAACACAACTAAAATCACTTCTTTGGGAAGACTGAATAGATACATTAGAGCAAAAAAGAACCAGTCAGGAAGACAGAGTTTTACATTCAAGACagcatcttcattttctctctgagaGCGAGGCACAGAGCTGGGCTGATGTTTACATAAACCACTTCTCAACCCAAATTAATCTTAGTATAAGACAGAAACATTTGGATTACACATATTAGCACAGCACACATGGAGCATCCACAATGCACAGGCAACAAAACATTCAGCGAGCCACATTAGCAATCAGCTCCCAAACCCAGATTTCCTATAAACTTTGCAACAGCTCCAGTAGCGGTTGGGGAAAGAAAGCAACCACTGGGGAAGAAGGCCTAGCAAAACAGCCCAGAGCGATGCCACAACAACATTTACTGTCCATGCCACAGGTGGAACCTGGAGCATGAATGAGGATTGGGCTCCTCTGTGCTAAGTGCTCAgcaaacatgaagaaaagaagcacTGTCCTAAGGAACATTATAAACAGTACTGCTTCCAGTCTTCCCCTCCATGCTCTTTCACTCTGAGTGCAACTAATAAAACTCAAGCAACAAAGTTCAATACAAACAGAGGATGCTTTTAGTACGATTACTACCATTAATCAAACACATCAACAGGAGACAGACACATCACCTCACCTTGgcagaaaatctttttgaagacactaaaaagaaaaagtgagcaTTAGGTCTTGCAATACATTTAGATGGATCAAAGAAACCATACAGGCACTCTTAtctaaggaataaaaatagaagtaaaagaattaatacaagaaaaaaaatagcgcTTCTTTATAACAAACAAAGATTTTACCACAGGTAGGAATTTCCAAACTCTCTTCAGCAGATGAGAAGTTCAATTCTCTCATCTATTGCTGTGAAAATGCTCAGTCTCTGTCACATTTCTTGCTCTGAAGcgttaataataataataaaaaaaaagtttactttaGTAGAGCACTTCCATGCACTGGTTCCAGGCTAATGCCAGAATCCAGCAAAGAGCAGGACTGTTTAGTGAGGCTCCACGCAAGGATGGTTTCATCCTAACAAAACTCAGATGAGCACTCAGTCTCTCCCCTTGCACCCAATCAC
This sequence is a window from Rhea pennata isolate bPtePen1 chromosome 27, bPtePen1.pri, whole genome shotgun sequence. Protein-coding genes within it:
- the TMEM161A gene encoding LOW QUALITY PROTEIN: transmembrane protein 161A (The sequence of the model RefSeq protein was modified relative to this genomic sequence to represent the inferred CDS: deleted 2 bases in 1 codon), with protein sequence MAQVPLPRRRRVDLGPVRRSERLRRWARLPGGSARGSRESPATPPLPDSASPLVKELSITVRAAADWPALGAVRRAAAGRASCGRLCAEPGMAVMGVQVVVSLLAASVMQKMAPHYSFARWLLCNGSLHRYRHPSDEELCALAGKQRPRAKRDRRANGAADDKPLSVPRDIDLRLDTSPITAVDALVLRYFLEYQWFVDFALYSTAVYVFTEGYYCLAEPPKETNIGVLWCLLTVVFSVKVFLTVMRHYFRSEEGGERSVCLTFAFFFLLLAMVALVVREDYLEFGLEPGLASVSSSLESALKPLGWDWTLPLAKLAFKLGLAALCSFLGACLTFPGLRLAQTHLDALRMAADKPLAQLLLHASFLAPVVVVVMWIKPIARDLVLHAPAGKQAAQITSDSAYNTARLWTVVGLCLLRLAVTRRHLQAYLGLAERWVERMRREAGRIPVLEIQRQVARIYCYVAVVSLQYLGPVVLTLHCALLLKTLGNHSWGLYPEPGPAAAPAPHRPAAGEDVQAAVERITGALGGIFTPLFFRGLFAFLTWWVAACQVVTSLFGLYFHRYLAAS
- the SLC25A42 gene encoding mitochondrial coenzyme A transporter SLC25A42; the encoded protein is MGNGVREGQVDFKRQDVEPIISTHLPSEGTQEEKKVLNSLMSGALAGAVAKTAVAPLDRTKIMFQVSSKRFSAKEAYRLIYRTYLNEGFWSLWRGNSATMVRVIPYAAIQFCAHEEYKQILGSYYGFQGKALTPFPRFIAGSLAGTTAAMLTYPLDMVRARMAVTPKEMYSNIVHVFIRISREEGLKTLYRGFTPTILGVIPYAGLSFFTYETLKKLHADHSGKSQPSPPERLLFGACAGLIGQSASYPLDVVRRRMQTAGVMGHTYSSILLTMQEIIREEGLIRGLYKGLSMNWVKGPIAVGISFTTFDLMQILLRKLQHSTNIER